A region from the Catellatospora sp. TT07R-123 genome encodes:
- the purF gene encoding amidophosphoribosyltransferase, whose translation MPRGDGRLSHELDPHRPGPQDACGVFGVWAPGEEVAKLTYFGLYALQHRGQEAAGIAVSDGSGVVVYKDIGLVAQVFDEPTLASLRGHLAIGHARYSTTGDSTWENSQPTLQSTTAGTTIALAHNGNLVNTADLARRAAELGMDSRGSTNDTGLVTMLLAGRPDLSVEAAALEVLPTVEGAFSFVFMDENTLYAARDPHGVRPLMLGRLERGWVIASEQAALDICGASVVREVEPGELIAIDEYGLRSSRFAAPDPKGCLFEYVYLARPDATISGRNVYSTRVEIGRRLAAEHPVEADLVIPVPESGTPAAIGYAEASGIPYGQGLMKNAYVGRTFIQPSQTIRQLGIRLKLNPLRDNVRGKRLVVVDDSIVRGNTQRAIVRMLREAGALEVHVRISSPPVKWPCFYGIDFATGAELLANGMDMEGIRRSIGADSLGYVSLESLIAASEQPKNRLCRACFDGEYPIALPASNLIGKHVLEGVGRRVGTDERVDQAQVPAATPSTELSRSQ comes from the coding sequence GTGCCCCGAGGCGACGGCCGGTTGAGCCACGAACTCGACCCCCACCGGCCAGGCCCGCAAGACGCCTGCGGCGTCTTCGGTGTCTGGGCCCCCGGTGAAGAGGTTGCCAAGCTCACCTACTTCGGCCTGTACGCACTGCAGCACCGCGGCCAGGAGGCGGCGGGCATCGCGGTCAGCGACGGATCCGGCGTGGTGGTCTACAAGGACATCGGCCTGGTCGCCCAGGTCTTCGACGAGCCGACCCTGGCCAGCCTGCGCGGCCACCTGGCGATCGGACACGCCCGCTACTCGACCACCGGCGACTCGACCTGGGAGAACTCCCAGCCGACGCTCCAGTCGACCACCGCGGGCACCACGATCGCGCTCGCGCACAACGGCAACCTGGTCAACACCGCCGACCTGGCCCGCCGCGCCGCCGAGCTCGGCATGGACAGCCGCGGTTCGACCAACGACACCGGCCTGGTGACCATGCTCCTGGCCGGGCGCCCCGACCTGTCGGTCGAGGCCGCCGCGCTGGAGGTGCTGCCGACCGTCGAGGGCGCGTTCAGCTTCGTCTTCATGGACGAGAACACGCTGTACGCGGCCCGCGACCCGCACGGCGTGCGCCCCCTGATGCTCGGCCGCCTGGAGCGCGGCTGGGTCATCGCGAGCGAGCAGGCCGCGCTGGACATCTGCGGCGCCTCGGTGGTCCGGGAGGTCGAGCCGGGCGAGCTCATCGCCATCGACGAGTACGGGCTGCGCTCCTCGCGCTTCGCCGCGCCCGACCCCAAGGGCTGCCTGTTCGAGTACGTGTACCTGGCCCGCCCGGACGCGACCATCTCCGGCCGCAACGTCTACTCGACCCGGGTCGAGATCGGCCGCCGCCTCGCCGCCGAGCACCCGGTCGAGGCCGACCTGGTCATCCCGGTGCCCGAGTCGGGCACCCCGGCCGCGATCGGCTACGCCGAGGCCTCCGGCATCCCGTACGGCCAGGGCCTCATGAAGAACGCCTACGTCGGCCGGACCTTCATCCAGCCGTCGCAGACGATCCGGCAGCTGGGCATCCGGCTCAAGCTGAACCCGCTGCGCGACAACGTGCGGGGCAAGCGCCTCGTCGTCGTCGACGACTCCATCGTGCGCGGCAACACGCAGCGCGCCATCGTGCGCATGCTGCGTGAGGCCGGGGCGCTGGAGGTCCACGTACGCATCTCCTCCCCGCCGGTCAAGTGGCCGTGCTTCTACGGCATCGACTTCGCCACCGGCGCCGAACTGCTCGCGAACGGCATGGACATGGAGGGCATCCGCCGCTCCATCGGTGCCGACTCGCTGGGCTACGTGTCGCTTGAGAGCCTCATCGCAGCGTCCGAGCAGCCGAAGAACCGGTTGTGCCGGGCCTGCTTCGACGGCGAGTACCCGATCGCGCTGCCCGCGAGCAACCTGATCGGCAAGCATGTGCTCGAAGGGGTCGGCCGCCGCGTCGGCACCGACGAGCGCGTGGACCAGGCCCAGGTTCCGGCGGCGACGCCGTCGACGGAACTCAGCCGGTCCCAGTGA
- the purM gene encoding phosphoribosylformylglycinamidine cyclo-ligase yields the protein MTHVTERPVSGPGSDGDRQLWTAASSSNRRRTGSSYADAGVSIDAGDRAVELLKDKVQRTHRPEVLGGLGGFSGLFKLDTSKYRNPVLASSTDGVGTKLAIAQQMNIHDTVGIDLVAMVVDDLVACGAEPLFLLDYIACGEVVPDRIAEIGAGIADGCRYAGCALLGGETAEHPGLMRPDEYDLSANGVGVVEEDQILGPDRVQLGDVVIAMRSSGLHSNGYSLVRHVLLGQARLKLDSVIEDLGDQRTLGEELLTPTKIYAKDCLNLIAECDVRALAHVTGGGIPGNLNRVLPKNMDATVDRASWAPQPIFDLIQRKGRIDGHDMESTFNMGVGMFAVVSPEDADRAMALLTGRGIECWQVGDVIEGSGVVQMHGAYTRG from the coding sequence GTGACGCACGTGACCGAGCGCCCCGTCTCCGGGCCGGGCTCCGACGGGGACCGTCAGCTGTGGACGGCAGCCAGCAGCAGCAACCGCCGACGCACGGGCTCGTCGTACGCCGACGCAGGCGTATCGATCGACGCCGGTGACCGGGCGGTGGAGCTGCTCAAGGACAAGGTGCAGCGCACCCACCGGCCCGAGGTGCTCGGCGGTCTCGGCGGCTTCTCCGGCCTGTTCAAGCTGGACACCTCGAAGTACCGCAACCCGGTGCTCGCCTCCTCGACCGACGGCGTCGGCACCAAGCTCGCGATCGCGCAGCAGATGAACATCCACGACACGGTCGGCATCGACCTGGTCGCGATGGTCGTCGACGACCTGGTCGCGTGCGGTGCGGAGCCGCTGTTCCTGCTCGACTACATCGCCTGCGGCGAGGTCGTGCCGGACCGGATCGCGGAGATCGGCGCCGGTATCGCCGACGGCTGCCGCTACGCGGGCTGCGCGCTGCTGGGCGGCGAGACCGCCGAGCACCCCGGCCTGATGCGCCCGGACGAGTACGACCTGTCGGCCAACGGCGTCGGCGTCGTCGAGGAGGACCAGATCCTCGGCCCCGACCGGGTCCAGCTCGGCGACGTGGTGATCGCGATGCGCTCCTCCGGCCTGCACTCCAACGGGTACTCGCTGGTCCGCCACGTGCTGCTCGGCCAGGCCCGGCTCAAGCTCGACAGCGTCATCGAGGACCTGGGCGACCAGCGCACCCTCGGCGAGGAGCTGCTCACCCCCACCAAGATCTACGCCAAGGACTGCCTGAACCTGATCGCCGAGTGCGACGTGCGCGCCCTGGCCCACGTCACCGGCGGCGGCATCCCCGGCAACCTCAACCGGGTGCTGCCGAAGAACATGGACGCGACGGTCGACCGGGCCTCCTGGGCCCCGCAGCCGATCTTCGACCTGATCCAGCGCAAGGGCCGGATCGACGGCCACGACATGGAGTCGACGTTCAACATGGGCGTCGGCATGTTCGCGGTCGTCTCGCCCGAGGACGCCGACCGCGCGATGGCGCTGCTCACCGGCCGCGGCATCGAGTGCTGGCAGGTCGGCGACGTCATCGAGGGCTCCGGCGTGGTCCAGATGCACGGCGCGTACACCCGCGGGTAG
- a CDS encoding transketolase family protein — protein sequence MRQAFADTMADLLDTDPRTALVLADISADAFEPARREHPDRVLNVGIREQLMIGVAGGLALTGLRPVAHSYATFVIDRAYEQIKLDLVHQGVGAVLVSVGASYDGSAMGYTHMSPMDVPLIDTLPGWTVRVPGHPGEVGPLLRAAAATDDPVYLRLSTQVNDIAYAEADLLRPVRHGGGPLVVAVGPMLAPVLAATAGLDVTVAYTHTVRPFDVIGLRALAATGEVVLVEPYLAGTSAHVVGQALADRPHRLLSLGVGRRDLHAYGTPADHARWHGLDPASLRTAITTWR from the coding sequence ATGCGCCAGGCGTTCGCCGACACCATGGCCGACCTGCTGGACACCGACCCGCGCACCGCGCTGGTGCTGGCCGACATCTCGGCCGACGCCTTCGAGCCGGCCCGGCGGGAGCACCCCGACCGGGTGCTGAACGTCGGCATCCGCGAGCAGCTCATGATCGGGGTGGCGGGCGGGCTGGCCCTGACCGGGCTGCGGCCGGTCGCGCACAGCTACGCCACCTTCGTGATCGACCGGGCGTACGAGCAGATCAAGCTCGACCTGGTGCACCAGGGCGTCGGGGCGGTGCTGGTCAGCGTCGGCGCATCCTACGACGGGTCGGCGATGGGCTACACGCACATGTCGCCGATGGACGTGCCGCTGATCGACACGCTGCCGGGCTGGACCGTGCGGGTGCCGGGCCATCCCGGCGAGGTCGGCCCGCTGCTGCGGGCCGCGGCCGCCACCGACGACCCGGTCTACCTGCGGCTGTCCACACAGGTCAACGACATCGCGTATGCCGAGGCGGACCTGTTGCGGCCCGTGCGCCACGGCGGCGGCCCGCTGGTCGTGGCGGTCGGGCCGATGCTGGCGCCGGTGCTCGCCGCCACGGCGGGGCTGGACGTGACGGTGGCGTACACGCACACCGTCCGCCCGTTCGACGTGATCGGCCTGCGGGCGCTGGCCGCCACCGGCGAGGTGGTGCTGGTCGAGCCGTACCTGGCGGGAACCTCGGCGCACGTGGTCGGGCAGGCGCTGGCCGACCGGCCGCACCGGCTGCTCAGCCTCGGCGTCGGCCGCCGCGACCTGCACGCGTACGGCACCCCGGCCGACCACGCCCGCTGGCACGGCCTCGACCCCGCCTCCCTCCGCACCGCCATCACCACCTGGCGGTGA
- a CDS encoding transketolase, giving the protein MAVIEVEPLLKRLTGDEKHAPSAFSTLDVIWVLYDRVLRIDPERLDDPDRDRFLLSKGHGPAAYYAVLAAKGFLPHEWLDDLAGPDSPLGHHPDRLRVPGVEISSGSLGHGLGLGIGTALGLRAQGRLAPRVYVLLGDAELDEGSNHEAIAYAGTTGLDAVTAIVIDNDSATLGWPGGIAARFEVHGWSAVTVPGRDHDAVHAGLRAARPGRPHVVVARVEKKGS; this is encoded by the coding sequence ATGGCTGTCATCGAGGTGGAGCCGCTGCTCAAGCGGCTGACGGGGGATGAGAAGCACGCGCCGAGCGCGTTCTCGACCCTGGACGTGATCTGGGTGCTCTACGACCGGGTGCTGCGGATCGATCCGGAGCGCCTGGACGACCCCGACCGGGACCGCTTCCTGCTCTCCAAAGGCCACGGCCCGGCCGCATACTACGCCGTACTGGCGGCGAAAGGGTTCCTGCCGCACGAGTGGCTCGACGACCTGGCCGGGCCCGACAGCCCGCTCGGGCACCACCCCGACCGGCTGCGCGTGCCCGGGGTCGAGATCAGCTCCGGCTCGCTCGGCCACGGCCTGGGACTCGGCATCGGGACCGCGCTCGGCCTGCGCGCCCAGGGCCGCCTGGCGCCCAGGGTGTACGTCCTGCTCGGCGACGCCGAACTCGACGAGGGCAGCAACCACGAGGCCATCGCGTACGCCGGGACGACCGGCCTGGACGCGGTCACCGCCATCGTGATCGACAACGACTCCGCCACGCTGGGCTGGCCCGGCGGCATCGCCGCCCGGTTCGAGGTGCACGGCTGGTCGGCCGTGACCGTGCCCGGCCGCGACCACGACGCCGTCCACGCGGGGCTGCGCGCCGCGCGCCCCGGCCGGCCGCACGTGGTCGTCGCCCGGGTCGAGAAGAAGGGGAGCTGA
- the soxR gene encoding redox-sensitive transcriptional activator SoxR, whose amino-acid sequence MLTIGELSARSGVAPSALRFYEQRGLIHSVRTGGNQRRYERSELRRVSFIRIAQQVGVSLERIGTALADLPEGRAPTKADWARLSAHWRADLDEKIAMLERLRDTLDGCIGCGCLSLQSCRLHNPGDVRAAEGPGPRNLLS is encoded by the coding sequence ATGCTGACCATCGGCGAGCTGTCCGCCCGCAGCGGCGTCGCCCCCTCCGCGCTGCGGTTCTACGAGCAGCGCGGCCTGATCCACTCCGTGCGTACCGGCGGCAACCAGCGCCGGTACGAGCGCAGCGAGCTGCGCCGGGTCTCGTTCATCCGTATCGCCCAGCAGGTGGGCGTCTCGCTGGAGCGCATCGGCACGGCCCTGGCCGACCTGCCCGAGGGCCGCGCCCCGACCAAGGCCGACTGGGCCCGGCTGTCGGCGCACTGGCGGGCCGACCTGGACGAGAAGATCGCCATGCTGGAACGGCTCCGGGACACCCTCGACGGCTGCATCGGCTGCGGCTGCCTGTCGCTGCAGAGCTGCCGACTGCACAATCCTGGCGACGTGCGCGCCGCCGAGGGCCCCGGACCACGCAACCTGCTCAGCTGA